Within the Gammaproteobacteria bacterium genome, the region TGTTTTTGCTATGGTTTTTTTAGGTAAATCCTATGCAAAAATTATGGTAATTTTCGGGTCCACCCACATCGAAACCATCATTTTCAGTAGAGTGATTGCCATAATGGATGGCGTGATACAAAATCAATGCCTTATCAATCGCAGCTTGATCGTTCATTTTTGATGCCAACCAATACTATTCAGAAAACATCCCTGGCCAACGGGCACGACGAATCACAGTTCGTCGCTTGGTTCCGTGGTTCATCCCCCTACATCAACGCCTTCCGTGGCCGCACGTTTGTCATCATGTTCGGGGGCGAGGCGGTGGCGGATGAGCGCTTTGCCAACCTGATTCATGATGTCGCCCTGCTCAACAGCCTGGGGGTGCGCCTGGTGCTGGTGCATGGCGCCCGTCCGCAAATCGAGCAGCGGCTGCGCGCCTCCGGCACCGCCATCGAATATGCCGGCGGCCTGCGGGTTACTGGCGACACAGCGCTGACCGGCGTCAAAGAGGCCGTCGGTATGTTGCGCGTGGAGATTGAGGCGCTGCTGTCGATGGGGCTGGCCAATTCACCAATGGCAGGCGCACGGATTCGCGCAGCGTCGGGCAATTTCGTGGCCGCAAAACCGCTGGGGGTCCGTGACGGGGTCGATTATTGCCATACCGGAGAGGTACGCCGCATCGATGTCGAGGCGATACGGCAGCGTCTGGACGACGGCGCCATTGTGTTGCTCTCGCCACTTGGCTATTCACCCACTGGAGAGGTGTTTAATCTCACCGCCATCGAAGTGGCCACAGCCACGGCGGCGGCACTCAATGCCGACAAGCTGTTGTGCCTGGTGGAAACAGGTGGCCTGATGGATGCGCACAAAGATCTGGTGCGGCAGTTGACGCTGGCCGAGGCGGAACAATGGCTGTCGACGCAACTTGTCGATGAGGGAGTGGCGGCTTACTTTAACGGTGCGGTGCGGGCATGCCGCCAAGGCGTGCGCCGCGCTCATCTGGTCGACAGACATGTCGACGGCGCTCTGCTGCTGGAACTCTTCACCCGCGACGGCATTGGCACGCTGATCACGTCGGACGCCTACGAAGACACACGCAAGGCCACTATTGATGACGTGGGCGGCATTCTGGAGCTGATTGCCCCATTGGAGGCGGAAGGTGTGCTGGTACGCCGTTCTCGCGAACGGCTTGAAACAGAAATCGAGCACTTCACTGTGGTGGAACGCGACGGCATGATTATCGCCACCGCCGCGCTATACCCATTCAAGGCTCAGGGCATGGGCGAACTGGCCTGCCTTGCCGTCCACCCTGCGTATCGCAACACGGGCAGGGGTGAGGCGCTGCTCGGCTATCTCGAACGCATTGCGGTGCAGCAAGGGATACACCATCTGTTTGCACTCACGACACATACTCCCCACTGGTTCCAGGAGCGCGGCTTCCAGCCGGGGGAAATCAACGATCTGCCCATCACACGCCAGCGCATGTACAACTACCAGCGCAAATCAAAGGTATTTATCAAGGTTATACAAGCAAAATGAAAGAGATTCTGGTTTACCTGTTTGTCGCCATTAGCTCGCTGCTGTTATGGACTTATGTTGTGCATATGCTTATTGGGGGGCTGGTGAGCCCGGAAACCGAGCTGTGGGTGATGATTATAGCCGTGGTGGCCGGCGCTGTTATCATGGGCGCCATGGCGTGGGATGTTGTCCGGCGGCGGCGAAAAAGGTGACAGCAGATGGATAATGATAATGGCGCTCAAGTTGCGGACTCCGCGCTAGAACCTTCAGACCGCAACAAGCGCTCGGCCACCCGCCGCGGCTCACGTAGCCGACATCATACACGCAGCCGCCAGGCAAACCCGCGCATGGTGGTGATCATTGCCTGGCTCGGCATTTTTCTCGCCTTGCTGCTGGTGCTCACAGTTTATTTGGGGCTGGAGCTTGCGCAAAT harbors:
- the argA gene encoding amino-acid N-acetyltransferase, which gives rise to MPTNTIQKTSLANGHDESQFVAWFRGSSPYINAFRGRTFVIMFGGEAVADERFANLIHDVALLNSLGVRLVLVHGARPQIEQRLRASGTAIEYAGGLRVTGDTALTGVKEAVGMLRVEIEALLSMGLANSPMAGARIRAASGNFVAAKPLGVRDGVDYCHTGEVRRIDVEAIRQRLDDGAIVLLSPLGYSPTGEVFNLTAIEVATATAAALNADKLLCLVETGGLMDAHKDLVRQLTLAEAEQWLSTQLVDEGVAAYFNGAVRACRQGVRRAHLVDRHVDGALLLELFTRDGIGTLITSDAYEDTRKATIDDVGGILELIAPLEAEGVLVRRSRERLETEIEHFTVVERDGMIIATAALYPFKAQGMGELACLAVHPAYRNTGRGEALLGYLERIAVQQGIHHLFALTTHTPHWFQERGFQPGEINDLPITRQRMYNYQRKSKVFIKVIQAK